In the genome of Gadus morhua chromosome 14, gadMor3.0, whole genome shotgun sequence, one region contains:
- the sirt3 gene encoding NAD-dependent protein deacetylase sirtuin-3, mitochondrial isoform X2, producing the protein MAGAGISTPSGIPDFRSPGSGLYDNLQRYDLPYAEAIFEINYFHHNPLPFFALAKELYPGNYQPNLTHYFVRLLQDKGQLLRMYTQNIDGLERLAGIPSERLVEAHGTFATATCTVCRRTYEGQDLRSDVMKGTVPKCPTCKGVVKPDIVFFGEELPNNFFKYIRDFPLADLLIIMGTSLEVEPFASLAGAVRSSVPRLLINRDSVGPFTWGSLRPTDVTQLGDVVTGVGALAQAIGWTQELEALMAQGATKGESQTEE; encoded by the exons ATGGCCGGGGCTGGGATCAGCACTCCGAGCGGCATTCCAGATTTCAG ATCCCCAGGGAGTGGTCTCTATGACAACCTCCAGCGGTATGACCTGCCTTATGCAGAGGCCATATTCGAGATCAACTACTTCCATCACAACCCACTGCCGTTCTTCGCCCTGGCCAAGGAGCTCTATCCAGGGAACTACCAGCCCAATCTCACACACTATTTTGTGCGCCTACTTCAAGACAAAGGTCAACTTCTCAGGATGTACACACAGAATATCGACGGCTTGGAAAGAT TGGCCGGTATCCCCTctgagaggctggtggaggcccACGGTACGTTTGCCACCGCCACATGCACCGTCTGCAGGAGGACCTATGAGGGCCAGGACCTTCGC TCAGATGTGATGAAGGGGACAGTCCCCAAGTGCCCCACATGCAAAGGTGTGGTGAAGCCTGATATAGTATTTTTTGGAGAGGAACTCCCAAATAATTTCTTCAAGTACATCAGAGACTTCCCACTGGCCGACCTTCTCATTATTATGGGAACATCTCTGGAG GTGGAGCCCTTTGCAAGTCTAGCTGGAGCAGTGCGCAGCTCGGTTCCTCGCCTGCTCATCAATAGGGATTCTGTCGGGCCCTTCACCTGGGGCTCGCTGCGGCCCACCGATGTGACCCAGCTGGGGGATGTGGTCACTGGGGTGGGGGCGCTGGCCCAGGCTATCGGCTGGACTCAGGAGTTGGAAGCTCTTATGGCACAGGGTGCTACAAAG gGTGAATCCCAGACTGAAGAATAG
- the sirt3 gene encoding NAD-dependent protein deacetylase sirtuin-3, mitochondrial isoform X1 — translation MAYLISYLSLRSPFCCRVCLYRTPSSRRIGVFSVKVHPLCSTSYGLKNTSKSQGSAALKQGLFSPGWNVLRGLLSRGDGGADVKQQTLEDIARRIQEKSFNRIVVMAGAGISTPSGIPDFRSPGSGLYDNLQRYDLPYAEAIFEINYFHHNPLPFFALAKELYPGNYQPNLTHYFVRLLQDKGQLLRMYTQNIDGLERLAGIPSERLVEAHGTFATATCTVCRRTYEGQDLRSDVMKGTVPKCPTCKGVVKPDIVFFGEELPNNFFKYIRDFPLADLLIIMGTSLEVEPFASLAGAVRSSVPRLLINRDSVGPFTWGSLRPTDVTQLGDVVTGVGALAQAIGWTQELEALMAQGATKGESQTEE, via the exons ATGGCTTATTTAATCAGCTATTTGTCGTTGAGATCACCATTTTGTTGTAGAGTTTGTTTATATCGCACTCCAAGTTCCAGAAGAATTGGTGTTTTCTCTGTAAAAG TTCACCCTCTCTGCTCCACAAGTTATGGGCTGAAGAATACATCTAAATCGCAAGGTTCAGCTGCACTCAAGCAAGGTCTTTTCAG TCCCGGGTGGAATGTCCTCCGGGGACTTTTGTCCCGGGGCGACGGCGGTGCAGACGTCAAACAGCAGACGCTAGAGGACATCGCTAGGAGAATACAGGAGAAAAGCTTCAATAGAATTGTGGTTATGGCCGGGGCTGGGATCAGCACTCCGAGCGGCATTCCAGATTTCAG ATCCCCAGGGAGTGGTCTCTATGACAACCTCCAGCGGTATGACCTGCCTTATGCAGAGGCCATATTCGAGATCAACTACTTCCATCACAACCCACTGCCGTTCTTCGCCCTGGCCAAGGAGCTCTATCCAGGGAACTACCAGCCCAATCTCACACACTATTTTGTGCGCCTACTTCAAGACAAAGGTCAACTTCTCAGGATGTACACACAGAATATCGACGGCTTGGAAAGAT TGGCCGGTATCCCCTctgagaggctggtggaggcccACGGTACGTTTGCCACCGCCACATGCACCGTCTGCAGGAGGACCTATGAGGGCCAGGACCTTCGC TCAGATGTGATGAAGGGGACAGTCCCCAAGTGCCCCACATGCAAAGGTGTGGTGAAGCCTGATATAGTATTTTTTGGAGAGGAACTCCCAAATAATTTCTTCAAGTACATCAGAGACTTCCCACTGGCCGACCTTCTCATTATTATGGGAACATCTCTGGAG GTGGAGCCCTTTGCAAGTCTAGCTGGAGCAGTGCGCAGCTCGGTTCCTCGCCTGCTCATCAATAGGGATTCTGTCGGGCCCTTCACCTGGGGCTCGCTGCGGCCCACCGATGTGACCCAGCTGGGGGATGTGGTCACTGGGGTGGGGGCGCTGGCCCAGGCTATCGGCTGGACTCAGGAGTTGGAAGCTCTTATGGCACAGGGTGCTACAAAG gGTGAATCCCAGACTGAAGAATAG
- the psmd13 gene encoding 26S proteasome non-ATPase regulatory subunit 13, protein MKDVTGYLKQQQSTNPEMAAEWHMLEEFYNKKLWHQLTLKLTDFVKDPCFKTGDGLIQLYDNFLSDFEHRINPLSLMEIILFVARQIKDPKEAITFLEKTREKVKSSEEAVILCKTTIGSLKLEINDLPATKKIIEEVEEILNNLPGVTSVHGRFYDLSSKYYRIIGNHASYYKDALRYLGCVDIKDLPETEKQERAFTLGLAGLLGEGVYNFGELLMHPVLESLRSTDKQWLIDTLYAFNGGNVEKFQSFKSAWGAQPDLATNESKLMQKIQLLCVMEMTFTRPATNRQLTFAEIGQSAKIPVNEVELLVMKALSVGLIKGNIDEVDQKVQMTWVQPRVLDLQQIKGMKERLDFWCEDVKNMAMLVEQQAHDILT, encoded by the exons ATGAAGGACGTTACCGGGTACCTCAAGCAACAGCAGAGCACCAACCCGGAGATGGCAGCAGAATGGCACATGCTGGAGGAATTCTACAACAAAAA GTTGTGGCATCAGCTGACTCTGAAGTTGACCGACTTCGTGAAAGATCCTTGCTTTAAAACGGGGGATGGTCTTATACAG CTTTATGACAATTTCTTGAGTGACTTCGAACACAG AATCAATCCATTGTCTTTAATGGAGATCATACTCTTTGTTGCCCGACAGATAAAAG aTCCTAAAGAGGCCATCACTTTCCTTGAGAAGACCAGGGAAAAG GTTAAGAGCAGCGAGGAGGCCGTCATCCTCTGCAAGACGACTATCGGCAGTCTAAAACTGGAGATCAACGACCTTCCAGCCACAAAG AAAATCatcgaggaggtggaggaaatcCTCAACAACTTGCCAGGAGTGACCTCTGTCCACGGCCGCTTTTATGATCTGTCTAGCAAATACTACCGCATCATTGGCAAccacgcctcctactacaaggaTGCCCTCCGCTACCTCGGCTGTGTGGATATCAAGGACCTGCCAG AAACGGAGAAGCAAGAGAGAGCGTTCACGCTGGGACTGGCCGGACTCTTGGGAGAGGGGGTTTACAACTTTGGAGAATTG CTGATGCATCCCGTACTGGAGTCCCTACGGAGCACGGACAAGCAGTGGCTCATAGACACCCTCTATGCCTTCAATGGGGGCAATGTGGAGAAGTTCCAGAGCTTCAAGTCCGCCTGGGGCGCGCAG ccTGACCTGGCAACAAACGAGTCCAAGTTGATGCAGAAGATCCAGCTGCTCTGTGTGATGGAG ATGACCTTTACCCGCCCAGCCACCAACAGGCAGCTGACCTTCGCTGAAATTGGTCAGAGTGCCAAAATCCCAGTCAATGAG GTGGAGCTTCTAGTGATGAAGGCTCTCTCTGTGGGCCTTATCAAAGGCAACATCGATGAGGTGGACCAGAAGGTCCAGATGACCTGGGTACAGCCAAGAGTACTGGATCTACAGCAG ATCAAGGGCATGAAGGAGCGTCTGGACTTCTGGTGTGAAGACGTCAAGAACATGGCCATGTTGGTGGAGCAACAGGCCCACGACATCCTCACCTAA
- the sirt3 gene encoding NAD-dependent protein deacetylase sirtuin-3, mitochondrial isoform X3, with product MKGTVPKCPTCKGVVKPDIVFFGEELPNNFFKYIRDFPLADLLIIMGTSLEVEPFASLAGAVRSSVPRLLINRDSVGPFTWGSLRPTDVTQLGDVVTGVGALAQAIGWTQELEALMAQGATKGESQTEE from the exons ATGAAGGGGACAGTCCCCAAGTGCCCCACATGCAAAGGTGTGGTGAAGCCTGATATAGTATTTTTTGGAGAGGAACTCCCAAATAATTTCTTCAAGTACATCAGAGACTTCCCACTGGCCGACCTTCTCATTATTATGGGAACATCTCTGGAG GTGGAGCCCTTTGCAAGTCTAGCTGGAGCAGTGCGCAGCTCGGTTCCTCGCCTGCTCATCAATAGGGATTCTGTCGGGCCCTTCACCTGGGGCTCGCTGCGGCCCACCGATGTGACCCAGCTGGGGGATGTGGTCACTGGGGTGGGGGCGCTGGCCCAGGCTATCGGCTGGACTCAGGAGTTGGAAGCTCTTATGGCACAGGGTGCTACAAAG gGTGAATCCCAGACTGAAGAATAG